One region of Lampris incognitus isolate fLamInc1 chromosome 12, fLamInc1.hap2, whole genome shotgun sequence genomic DNA includes:
- the LOC130121450 gene encoding myosin heavy chain, fast skeletal muscle-like — MSTDAEMAIYGKAAIYLRKPEKERIEAQSKPFDAKSAAYVTDVKELYLKCTILKKDGGKVTVKVLDTQEEKTVKEDDVTPMNPPKFDKIEDMAMMTHLNEASVLYNLKERYAAWMIYTYSGLFCATVNPYKWLPVYDSEVVAAYRGKKRMEAPPHIFSVSDNAYQNMLTDRENQSILITGESGAGKTVNTKRVIQYFATISVGGDKKKDQTSGKMQGSLEDQIIAANPLLEAYGNAKTVRNDNSSRFGKFIRIHFGTSGKLSSADIETYLLEKSRVTFQLPDERGYHIFYQMMTNHKPELIEMTLITTNPYDFPMCSQGQITVASIDDVEELIATDTAIDILGFTNEEKMYIYKLTGAVLHHGNMKFKQKQREEQAEPDGTEDADKVAYLLGINSADMLKALCYPRVKVGNEYVTKGQTVNQVHNSVSALAKSIYERMFLWMVIRINQMLDTKQPRQFFIGVLDIAGFEIFDFNSMEQLCINFTNEKLQQFFNHHMFVLEQEEYKKEGIIWEFIDFGMDLAACIELIEKPMGIFSILEEECMFPKASDITFKNKLYDQHLGKTKAFEKPKPAKGKAEAHFSLVHYAGTVDYNVSGWLDKNKDPLNDSVVQLYQKSGVKLLPVLYPPVVEEVGGGKKGGKKKGGSMQTVSSQFRENLGKLMTNLRSTHPHFVRCLIPNESKTPGLMENFLVIHQLRCNGVLEGIRICRKGFPSRIVYGDFKQRYKVLNASVIPEGQFIDNKKASEKLLGSIDVDHEQYKFGHTKVFFKAGLLGTLEEMRDEKLAKLVTMTQALCRAYLMRKEFVKMMERREAIYTIQYNVRSFMNVKHWPWMKVYYKIKPLLKTAETEKELANMKENYDKMKADLAAALAKKKELEEKMVSIVQEKNDLQLQVASESENLSDAEERCEGLIKSKIQLEAKLKETTERLEDEEEINAELTAKKRKLEDECSELKKDIDDLELTLAKVEKEKHATENKVKNLTEEMASQDESIAKLTKEKKALQEAHQQTLDDLQAEEDKVNTLTKSKTKLEQQVDDLEGSLEQEKKLRMDLERAKRKLEGDLKLAQESIMDLENDKQQSDEKLKKKDFETSQLLSKIEDEQSLGAQLQKKIKELQARIEELEEEIEAERSARAKVEKQRADLSRELEEISERLEEAGGATASQIEMNKKREAEFQKLRRDLEESTLQHEATAAALRKKQADSVAELGEQIDNLQRVKQKLEKEKSEYKMEIDDLSSNMEAVAKTKGNLEKMCRTLEDQLSELKSKNDENVRQINDISSQRARLMTENGEFGRQLEEKEALVSQLTRGKQAFTQQTEELKRQIEEEVKAKNALAHGVQSARHDCDLLREQFEEEQEAKAELQRGMSKANSEVAQWRTKYETDAIQRTEELEESKKKLAQRLQEAEEQIEAVNSKCASLEKTKQRLQGEVEDLMIDVERANGLAANLDKKQRNFDKVLAEWKQKYEEGQAELEGAQKEARSLSTELFKMKNSYEEALDQLETMKRENKNLQQEISDLTEQIGETGKSIHELEKSKKQAETEKSEIQTALEEAEGTLEHEESKILRVQLELNQIKGEVDRKLAEKDEEMEQIKRNSQRVTDSMQSTLDSEVRSRNDALRIKKKMEGDLNEMEIQLSHANRQAAEAQKQLRNVQGQLKDAQLHLDDAVRAQEDLKEQAAMVDRRNGLMVAEIEELRAALEQTERGRKVAEQELVDASERVGLLHSQNTSLLNTKKKLEADLIQVQSEVDDTVQEARNAEEKAKKAITDAAMMAEELKKEQDTSSHLERMKKNLEVTVKDLQHRLDEAENLAMKGGKKQLQKLESRVRELETEVEAEQRRGGDAVKGVRKYERRVKELTYQTEEDKKNGARLQDLVDKLQLKVKAYKRQAEEAEEQANSYLSKCRKIQHELEEAEERADIAESQVNKLRAKSRDSGKGKEAAE; from the exons ATGAGTACGGACGCGGAGATGGCCATTTATGGCAAGGCTGCCATTTATCTCCGTAAGCCTGAGAAAGAGAGGATTGAGGCTCAAAGCAAACCTTTTGATGCCAAGAGTGCTGCATATGTGACTGATGTTAAGGAGCTGTACCTCAAATGTACAATCCTGAAGAAAGACGGTGGCAAAGTCACCGTTAAAGTGCTTGACACCCAGGAG GAGAAAACAGTTAAGGAGGATGATGTGACCCCAATGAACCCTCCCAAGTTCGACAAAATTGAGGACATGGCCATGATGACCCATCTCAATGAAGCCTCTGTGCTTTATAACCTCAAAGAGCGTTATGCCGCATGGATGATTTAC aCCTACTCTGGGCTCTTCTGTGCCACCGTGAACCCCTACAAGTGGCTCCCAGTGTACGATTCTGAGGTTGTTGCTGCCTACAGAGGCAAAAAGCGTATGGAGGCTCCACCCCATATCTTCTCTGTCTCTGACAATGCCTATCAGAACATGCTTACTG ACAGGGAGAACCAGTCTATCTTGATCAC TGGAGAATCTGGTGCTGGAAAGACTGTGAACACTAAGCGTGTCATTCAGTACTTTGCCACAATCTCTGTGGGTGGAGACAAGAAGAAGGACCAAACTTCTGGGAAGATGCAG GGCTCACTGGAGGATCAGATTATTGCAGCCAATCCCTTGCTGGAGGCCTACGGTAATGCCAAGACTGTGAGGAATGACAACTCCTCTCGCTTT GGTAAATTCATCAGAATCCATTTTGGCACTTCTGGTAAACTGTCTAGTGCCGATATTGAAACTT ATCTGCTGGAAAAGTCCAGAGTGACATTCCAGCTTCCAGATGAGAGAGGCTACCACATCTTCTACCAGATGATGACCAACCACAAACCTGAGCTGATTG AAATGACGCTCATCACCACCAACCCATATGATTTCCCCATGTGCAGCCAGGGTCAGATCACTGTGGCTAGCATTGATGACGTTGAAGAGTTGATTGCTACTGAT ACAGCCATTGATATCCTGGGCTTCACCAATGAAGAGAAGATGTACATCTATAAGCTGACAGGTGCTGTGCTTCACCATGGTAACATGAAGTTCAAGCAGAAGCAGCGTGAGGAGCAAGCTGAGCCAGATGGCACAGAGG ATGCTGACAAGGTTGCTTATCTGCTGGGCATTAACTCTGCTGACATGCTGAAGGCTCTGTGCTACCCCAGAGTAAAGGTCGGAAATGAGTATgtcacaaaaggacagactgtgaaTCAG GTTCATAACTCAGTGAGTGCCCTGGCTAAGTCTATCTATGAGAGGATGTTCTTGTGGATGGTCATCCGTATCAATCAGATGCTGGACACCAAGCAGCCAAGGCAGTTCTTCATTGGTGTCCTGGACATTGCTGGTTTTGAAATCTTTGAT TTCAACAGCATGGAGCAACTGTGCATCAACTTcaccaatgagaagctgcagCAGTTCTTCAATCACCATATGTTTGTTCTGGAGCAAGAAGAGTACAAGAAGGAGGGCATCATCTGGGAATTTATTGACTTTGGCATGGACTTAGCTGCCTGTATTGAGCTTATTGAGAAG CCCATGGGTATCTTCTCCATCCTTGAAGAGGAGTGCATGTTCCCCAAGGCTTCAGACATAACCTTCAAAAACAAACTGTatgaccagcatcttggaaaAACCAAAGCTTTTGAAAAGCCAAAACCTGCCAAGGGCAAGGCTGAGGCCCACTTCTCTCTGGTGCACTATGCTGGAACTGTGGACTACAATGTCAGTGGGTGGCTGGACAAGAATAAGGATCCTCTGAACGACTCAGTTGTGCAGCTGTATCAGAAGTCTGGAGTAAAATTGCTGCCTGTTTTGTATCCCCCTGTTGTTGAAG AGGTTGGAGGTGGCAAGAAGGGAGGCAAGAAGAAGGGTGGCTCGATGCAGACTGTGTCTTCACAGTTCAGG GAAAATTTGGGAAAGCTGATGACTAACTTGAGGAGCACCCATCCTCACTTTGTGCGTTGCCTGATCCCCAATGAGTCAAAAACTCCAG GTCTGATGGAGAACTTCTTGGTTATCCACCAGCTGAGGTGTAACGGTGTGCTGGAGGGTATCAGAATTTGCAGAAAAGGTTTCCCCAGCAGAATCGTCTATGGGGACTTCAAGCAGAG GTACAAAGTGCTGAATGCCAGTGTCATCCCTGAGGGCCAGTTCATTGACAACAAGAAGGCTTCTGAGAAGCTTCTTGGGTCAATTGATGTTGATCACGAGCAGTACAAGTTTGGACACACCAAG GTGTTCTTCAAAGCTGGTCTGCTGGGTACTCTTGAGGAGATGCGAGATGAGAAGCTTGCTAAACTAGTCACCATGACTCAGGCCCTCTGTCGTGCTTACCTAATGAGAAAGGAGTTTGTTAAAATGATGGAACGCAG GGAAGCCATTTACACcatccagtacaatgtccgctcTTTCATGAATGTCAAACACTGGCCATGGATGAAGGTGTACTACAAGATCAAGCCTCTTTTGAAGACTGCTGAAACTGAGAAGGAGCTTGCCAATATGAAGGAGAACTATGACAAAATGAAAGCAGACCTGGCTGCTGCTCTGGCCAAGAAGAAAGAACTGGAAGAGAAGATGGTTTCTATTGTGCAAGAGAAGAATGACCTGCAGCTACAAGTGGCATCT GAATCAGAGAATCTGTCAGATGCTGAGGAGAGATGTGAAGGACTTATCAAGAGCAAGATCCAACTGGAGGCTAAACTCAAAGAGACAACTGAGAgactggaggatgaggaggaaatcAATGCTGAGCTGACTGCCAAGAAGAGGAAGTTGGAGGATGAATGCTCTGAACTTAAGAAAGATATTGATGACCTGGAGCTTACCTTGGCCAAAGTGGAGAAGGAGAAACATGCCACCGAGAACAAG GTGAAGAACCTGACTGAAGAGATGGCCTCTCAGGATGAAAGCATTGCTAAGCTGACAAAAGAGAAGAAAGCCCTTCAAGAGGCACATCAACAGACTCTTGATGATCTGCAGGCAGAAGAAGATAAAGTCAATACTTTGACCAAATCCAAAACCAAGCTTGAGCAGCAAGTGGATGAT CTTGAAGGTTCTCTGGAGCAAGAGAAGAAGCTCCGCATGGACCTTGAGAGAGCCAAGAGAAAGCTTGAGGGTGATCTGAAACTGGCTCAGGAATCCATCATGGATCTTGAGAATGACAAACAGCAGTCTGACGAGAAACTGAAGAA GAAGGACTTTGAGACAAGCCAGCTTCTGAGTAAGATTGAGGATGAACAATCTTTGGGTGCTCAACTACAGAAGAAAATCAAGGagctccag GCTCGTATTGAGGAATTGGAGGAAGAAATTGAGGCGGAGCGTTCTGCTCGTGCCAAGGTTGAAAAACAGAGAGCTGACCTCTCCAGGGAACTTGAAGAGATCAGTGAGAGACTTGAGgaggctggaggagccactgcttCTCAGATTGAGATGAACAAGAAGCGTGAAGCTGAGTTCCAGAAGCTGCGTCGTGACCTTGAGGAGTCCACTTTGCAACATGAAGCAACTGCTGCTGCACTTCGCAAGAAGCAGGCTGACAGTGTTGCAGAGCTGGGAGAGCAGATCGACAACCTGCAGCGTGTCAAGCAGAAGCTTGAGAAAGAGAAGAGTGAATATAAGATGGAGATCGATGACCTCTCCAGCAACATGGAGGCTGTTGCAAAGACCAAG GGAAATCTTGAAAAGATGTGCCGCACACTTGAAGACCAGCTTAGTGAACTCAAATCTAAGAATGATGAGAATGTTCGCCAGATAAATGATATAAGCAGTCAGAGGGCAAGGCTGATGACAGAGAATG GTGAGTTTGGTCGTCAGCTTGAAGAGAAAGAGGCTCTGGtctcccagctgaccagaggaaaaCAGGCCTTCACACAGCAGACTGAAGAGCTAAAGAGACAGATTGAGGAGGAGGTTAAG GCCAAGAATGCTCTTGCCCATGGTGTGCAATCTGCTCGCCATGACTGTGATCTTCTGAGGGAGCAGTTTgaagaggagcaggaggccaaGGCTGAGCTGCAGCGTGGAATGTCTAAGGCTAACAGTGAAGTGGCCCAGTGGAGAACCAAGTATGAAACTGATGCTATCCAGCGCACTGAGGAGCTGGAGGAGTCTAA GAAAAAGCTTGCCCAGCGTCTCCAGGAAGCTGAAGAGCAGATTGAGGCTGTGAATTCCAAGTGTGCCTCTCTGGAGAAGACCAAACAGAGACTCCAGGGtgaagtggaggacctcatgaTTGATGTGGAGAGAGCAAATGGTCTTGCTGCAAACCTTGACAAAAAGCAGAGAAACTTTGATAAG GTCTTGGCAGAATGGAAACAGAAATATGAAGAGGGTCAAGCAGAGCTTGAAGGAGCTCAGAAAGAGGCTCGTTCTCTCAGCACTGAGCTGTTCAAGATGAAGAACTCCTATGAGGAGGCTCTTGACCAGCTGGAGACCATGAAGCGTGAGAACAAGAACCTGCAAC AGGAGATCTCAGATCTGACTGAGCAGATTGGTGAGACTGGAAAGAGCATCCATGAGCTGGAGAAATCCAAGAAGCAGGCGGAGACAGAAAAGTCTGAGATCCAGACAGctcttgaggaggctgag GGAACTCTGGAACATGAAGAGTCCAAGATTCTGCGTGTCCAGCTGGAACTCAACCAAATTAAGGGAGAGGTTGACAGGAAATTGGCAGAGAAGGATGAGGAGATGGAGCAAATCAAGAGGAACAGCCAGAGGGTTACTGACTCCATGcagagcactctggactctgaggtGAGGAGCAGGAATGATGCCCTGAGAATTAAGAAGAAGATGGAGGGAGACCTGAATGAGATGGAGATTCAGCTGAGCCATGCTAACCGCCAGGCTGCTGAGGCCCAGAAGCAGCTGAGGAATGTTCAGGGACAACTTAAG GATGCCCAGTTGCACCTTGATGATGCTGTCAGAGCACAGGAGGATCTGAAGGAGCAGGCTGCCATGGTGGACCGTAGAAATGGTCTCATGGTGGCTGAAATTGAGGAGCTGAGGGCTGCtctggaacagacagagagaggccgcAAAGTGGCTGAACAAGAGCTGGTGGATGCTAGTGAACGTGTTGGACTGTTGCACTCTCAG AATACAAGCCTTCTGAACACAAAGAAGAAGCTTGAGGCTGATCTCATTCAGGTCCAAAGTGAAGTGGATGACACTGTTCAGGAAGCCAGAAATGCAGAGGAGAAGGCTAAGAAGGCCATCACTGAT GCTGCTATGATGGCAGAGGAGCTGAAGAAAGAACAGGATACAAGTTCTCACCtagagaggatgaagaagaacctGGAGGTCACTGTCAAGGACCTGCAGCATCGTCTAGATGAGGCTGAGAACCTGGCCATGAAGGGTGGCAAGAAGCAACTCCAGAAACTGGAATCTAGG GTGCGTGAGCTGGAAACAGAAGTTGAGGCTGAACAGAGACGTGGAGGAGATGCTGTTAAGGGTGTTCGCAAATATGAGAGGAGGGTGAAGGAACTTACATACCAG actgaagaggacaaAAAGAATGGTGCTAGGCTGCAGGATCTAGTAGACAAACTTCAGCTGAAGGTGAAAGCCTATAAGAGGCAGGCTGAGGAAGCG GAGGAACAGGCCAACTCTTACCTGTCCAAGTGCAGGAAGATTCAGCATGAACTGGAGGAGGCTGAGGAACGTGCTGACATCGCTGAGTCTCAAGTCAACAAACTGAGAGCTAAGAGTCGGGACTCTGGCAAG GGAAAAGAGGCTGCTGAATAG